Sequence from the Lysobacter capsici genome:
CCTGGTAGCCCTGATCGCCCAGGGTTACCGCGGCCTGTCCTATCTGTTGCTCGCCGTCTACGTAGTGCCGTTACTCACCTGGGGTCTGTGGCTGTTGGGGAACGGACGTCTGCGTCCGCCGCCCGCGACGCCGCCCCTCGCTCATTCCACTGGAGGACGTCCATGAAGTTGTCGCGTCTGAAATCCTTCGCCGGCGCGCTGTTGCTGGTCGCCGCCATCGGCGCCCCGCATGCGCAACCGGCGCCGTTGTCGCCGGCGCCGCCCGCGGCCGCCATGCCCGCGGTCGCGCCCGCTGCTGCCGCGTCCCAGCGACTCAACACCCAGGAGCTGGCGGCCTATGTCGACGGCGTGGTCGAGTCCTATCAGCGCCGCTTCGGCATCGCTGGCGTCACCGTGGCGGTGGTCGATGCGCAAGGGCCGCTGCTGCTGCGCGGTTATGGCATCGCCTCGCAGGACCCGCCGCACCCGGTGAGCGCCGATCGCACTCTGTTCCGGATCGGCTCGGTGTCCAAGACCTTCACCTATCTGGAAACGCTGAAACTGATCGACGCCGGCAAGCTCAAGCTCGACGCGCCGGTCAACGATTACCTGCCGGCCGATCTGAAACTGCCCGACGACGGCTACAAGCCGGTGCTGCTGCGCCATCTGCTCACCCACACCGCCGGTTACGAAGACTCGGCCTTCGGCCATCTGTTCGCCAAGGACCCGAAGCAGGCGCCGAGCCTGCACGACTATCTGCAAAAGCATCGTCCCGCGCGCGTGCGCGAGGCCGGCACCCGCGCGGTCTATTCCAACTACAGCGTCGCCCTGCTCGGCGAAGTGCTGTCGCAGGTCAGCGGCGTGCCGTTCGAAGCGCTGATCGAACGCGACCTGTTCGCGCCGATGGGCATGAGCCGCACCACCTTCCGCGAACCGCTCGGCGCGGGCGATCCGCGCGATTCGGGCGCCGCGTTCAAGGGCCTGTGGTCGACCGGGCATCAGCGCAGCGCGGGCGGGTTCGAGCCCAACGGCTTCGAGTACATCGCCCAGGTCGGACCGGCCGGCGCGGTGTCGAGCAATGCCGCCGACATGAGCCGTTATCTGCGCATGCTGCTCAATCGCGGCGAACTCGACGGGCGCCGCATCGTGTCGGCCGAGGCCTTCGCCAAGCTGGAAGGCGCGCCGCTGTTTCGCAACGCGCCCGACGCGACCGGTCTGGCCTACGGTTTCTTCCGTCGTCAGTACGGCCAGGTGCATGGCCTGGAACATGGCGGCGCGACCTTGTACTTCCATTCCAATCTGCTCGCCGTGCCCGAACTGGGCTTCGGCGTGTTCGTGTCGACCAACACCGACACCGGCGCGCGTCTGGCCGCGGAATTGCCGGCGCTGTTGCTGCAGCACTATTTCGAACGCGCCCGCCCGACCGCGCTGCCCAAGCCGGCGAAAGACGCGGCGACGGCGCTCGCGCCCTATGTGGGCAAGTACCTGAGCGAGCGCCGCAACCATCGCCAGTTCGAGAAACTGCTGACCGCGTCCAACGGCGACGTCGGCGCAACCAAGGACGGCTATCTGACCTTGAGCGCCGGTGGCGAGACTTCGCGCTGGGTGCAGGAAAAGGCCGACGTGTTCCGCGCGGTCGAAGGCCCGGGGCGGCTGGTGTTCCTGCGCGACAAGGGCGCGATCGTCGGCTTCGTGTCGCCGTACGGCCACGATGTGCTGGCGCGCGCCGGGGTGTTCGATACGGCGAATGCGCTGTACGGCTTGCTGGCGCTGAGCGTGCTGGCCTCGCTCGGCGTGCTGACCGGCGCCTGGCTGCGGCGGCGCGCATCGCCCAAGCATCCGTCTTCGCCGGCGCATCGCGGCGCGCGTTGGCTGACGATCACCGCGATCGCGTGGTTGTTGTTCGTTATCGCATTCGGCGTGTCGGTCGCGCAGATCGTCTCGGCCGGCAACGAGGCGATCTATAGCTATCCGACCGGCCTGCTGCGTCTGGCCGTGTGGCTGGGTTTGCTGCCGCTGCTGCTGAGCCTGCTCGATGCCGCGCTGCTGTGGCCGGTGTGGCGGTCGAAGGATTTCGGCGTGTGGCGCAAGCTGCGCCATACCCTGGTGGTGGCGATCTTCCTGCTGACCGCGTATGCGATGTGGAGGTGGAATGTGATCGGCTGGAAGTTGTAAGCCATCCAGGCGCGCGATATCGAAACCGATTCGCGGGCTGAAACCACGGCGTCGGGTCTGAAGGCCCTGTCACGACGGACCGCGCGAGCGCGGAATCGTTGGTGACAGGGCGCTTCGGCCCGGCGCTTTCGTTTGGATCGTCGTCAATCGCGAAGACGCCGTCGGCGCCCTGGCGCAACACCGACCACTCGCCCCGGCCCCGCTGTCTTCGATTTGTCACGAAACGGCCATAAATTGATGGAATCCCGCTGCGAATGGTCCGCGATCCGACCTGTCGAGCGCACTCAATCAAGGCCCTGCCCGCAATGCGTTATTTCAAGTTGGTTCTGCTGCTGACCCTGCTGCTGTCCGCGCCGCTTCAGGCCAAACCGCCGTACGTCGAACTGGAACAGCGGCTGACGCCGGAGCAGTTGCGCGAAGTCGGCCTGTCGGCCGAACAGCTCGCCACGCTCAACCGGATGCTGCGCGAAGCCGACGCCAAGTCCACGACCACCATCGCCGAGTCGGCACCGCAAGCCAGCGACGGCCCGCAAGTCGGCGCCGGCGCGCCGCCGGTGCGCGCGCCCGGCACGGGTCAGTTCATCGGTCTCAACGATGAGCCGATCAAGAGCCGGCTCAAGCACGACGTCAGCGGCTGGGAGCCGGGCACCGTGTTCGAGCTGGAAAACGGCCAGCAGTGGAAGGTGCTCAAGGGCAGCATGAAACTGAAGAAGCCGATGGTCACGCCGGAGATCGTCGTGGTCCCGGGCGTCGCCGGGCGTTGGTTCATGCAGGTCGACGAGGACATGCCCAAGGCGCGGGTGTACCGGATCGATTGATTCCGAATCGATCGATGCGGGATCGACGAAGCCGCATCGGTCACCTCGCATCGATTGATTCCGCGGCACGGACGCATCGCTGACACAGGCCGATGCTGGACTGTGCGGGCCGGCCGCGTTTCGGCCGGTCCACTCACGCCAGGAACCCGCCCATGCCGACACCCCGCATCGCCTTGCTCGCCCTCACCCTGGCCGCCTGCGCCGTCGCCGGCAACGCCGACGCGGCCAGCGCGCGCGACAGCTGGGTGGTCGCGCAGATCCGCGACTACAACCATCCGTATGCGGCCAGCGCGAGCGGCGAACTCGATACCAAGCTGGCGACGATGGCGCGCAGCGCCTACGACTTCTACCGCGGCAGCGATCCCATCTTCTTCCAGGACATGGCGACGCGTCCGGCCTCGGCCTATGCCACCGCGCAGACCGGCGCCACCTGGATCGGCGGCGACACCCACCTGGGCAACTTCGACGCCGCGCGAGACAGCAGCGGCAAGGCCGTGTTCAAGGTCGCCGATTTCGACGAAGGCTACCTCGGCCAGTACGTGTGGGATCTGCGCCGGCTCGCCGCCAGCATGGTCCTCGCCGGCCGCGACAACGGCCTGAGCGACGCCGACATCGGCGCCGCCATCGACAGCATGGTCGGCGCCTATCTCGACCAGATGGCGCAGTTCAAGGGCAGCAACGGCGAAGCCAGTTTCCGCCTGGACAAGGACACCACCACCGGCGTAGTCGACGACACCATCGACAAGGCCGACGGCAAGACCCGCGCGAATATGTTGGCGAAATACACCGCGCTCAGCGGCGGCGCGCGGCGCTTCCAGAACCTGTCGGACCTGATCGCGGTGCCGGCGGCGACCTACAGCGACGTGACCGCGGCGATGCCCGCCTACGTCGGTTCGATTGCCGCGTCCAAGCGCTACCCGAGCGGCTATTACACGGTGAAGGACGTGCATCGCAAACTCGGTTCGGGCGTCGGCAGCCTCGGCAAGCTGCGTTACTACGTGCTGATCGAGGGCGCGACCTCGTCGAGCTCGGACGATGTGATCCTCGAACTCAAGCAGCAGGCCGTCAGCGCGGTGGCGACCGCCGCGCCCGGGCGCCTGCCGTCGTCGGCGTACGAAAGCCATCAAGGCATGCGGGTGGCGCGCACGGCCAAGGCCCAGGTCATCAATGCCGAGGTATTGATCGGCCATGCCAGCATCGCCGGCCTGCCGTTCTACGTGCACGAGAAGTCGCCGTTCCAGGAAGACTTCGATGTCGCCAAACTCGACAGCGCGGGCAAGTTCGACACCGCCGCGCAGTATGTCGGCCAAGCTCTGGCGAGCGCGCATGCCTTGGCCGATCAGGACTACGATGCCACCGTGGTCGGCTACAGCATCGACAAGCAGGTCACCGAGGCGGTGACGAGCC
This genomic interval carries:
- a CDS encoding DUF2252 domain-containing protein, with the translated sequence MPTPRIALLALTLAACAVAGNADAASARDSWVVAQIRDYNHPYAASASGELDTKLATMARSAYDFYRGSDPIFFQDMATRPASAYATAQTGATWIGGDTHLGNFDAARDSSGKAVFKVADFDEGYLGQYVWDLRRLAASMVLAGRDNGLSDADIGAAIDSMVGAYLDQMAQFKGSNGEASFRLDKDTTTGVVDDTIDKADGKTRANMLAKYTALSGGARRFQNLSDLIAVPAATYSDVTAAMPAYVGSIAASKRYPSGYYTVKDVHRKLGSGVGSLGKLRYYVLIEGATSSSSDDVILELKQQAVSAVATAAPGRLPSSAYESHQGMRVARTAKAQVINAEVLIGHASIAGLPFYVHEKSPFQEDFDVAKLDSAGKFDTAAQYVGQALASAHALADQDYDATVVGYSIDKQVTEAVTSRSGLKSELRAFAFDYAAQTQLDWQAFVDAYEAGTPLY
- a CDS encoding serine hydrolase domain-containing protein, translated to MKLSRLKSFAGALLLVAAIGAPHAQPAPLSPAPPAAAMPAVAPAAAASQRLNTQELAAYVDGVVESYQRRFGIAGVTVAVVDAQGPLLLRGYGIASQDPPHPVSADRTLFRIGSVSKTFTYLETLKLIDAGKLKLDAPVNDYLPADLKLPDDGYKPVLLRHLLTHTAGYEDSAFGHLFAKDPKQAPSLHDYLQKHRPARVREAGTRAVYSNYSVALLGEVLSQVSGVPFEALIERDLFAPMGMSRTTFREPLGAGDPRDSGAAFKGLWSTGHQRSAGGFEPNGFEYIAQVGPAGAVSSNAADMSRYLRMLLNRGELDGRRIVSAEAFAKLEGAPLFRNAPDATGLAYGFFRRQYGQVHGLEHGGATLYFHSNLLAVPELGFGVFVSTNTDTGARLAAELPALLLQHYFERARPTALPKPAKDAATALAPYVGKYLSERRNHRQFEKLLTASNGDVGATKDGYLTLSAGGETSRWVQEKADVFRAVEGPGRLVFLRDKGAIVGFVSPYGHDVLARAGVFDTANALYGLLALSVLASLGVLTGAWLRRRASPKHPSSPAHRGARWLTITAIAWLLFVIAFGVSVAQIVSAGNEAIYSYPTGLLRLAVWLGLLPLLLSLLDAALLWPVWRSKDFGVWRKLRHTLVVAIFLLTAYAMWRWNVIGWKL